Proteins co-encoded in one Schaalia radingae genomic window:
- a CDS encoding saccharopine dehydrogenase, producing MKILVMGGTGVTGTRVRKLLADSDAVVDYSSRHESDDPHHVTLNLSGSTSRIIDVLSTYDWVIACVGPFEKILDKVALLCMKAGTNYIDVNDSIDAREAILALPARDAGVVMVTGAGLCPGLSTALMMSIPTDDITQIRAELTIGKGQPSGAAAVQSMMSTMHGGYRMMQNRQIVTIPHQVPAGRFVGYECPDIGAVGKVFPQVQDYSYFVAFEALSGQMVTALQQKRIFSLPVISTWLARKASRSVSRKALEANQPHPASLSIAMQGKSELTTVSLSGLTSYEFTAVAAASAARFLVSDKIKPGAYEVADLPKLADYLLAQSQEYGARISRTQRGL from the coding sequence ATGAAAATTCTGGTGATGGGAGGAACCGGTGTCACCGGAACTCGCGTGAGAAAGCTGCTCGCTGACAGCGACGCCGTCGTTGACTACAGCTCGCGGCACGAAAGTGATGACCCGCATCATGTGACGCTCAACCTGTCGGGGTCGACATCGAGAATCATCGATGTGCTCAGCACATATGACTGGGTGATCGCATGTGTCGGTCCCTTCGAAAAGATCCTCGACAAAGTAGCTCTGCTATGTATGAAAGCAGGCACCAACTACATTGATGTCAATGACTCCATCGATGCCAGGGAAGCGATCCTGGCGCTTCCTGCACGGGATGCCGGAGTGGTAATGGTAACGGGCGCGGGCCTGTGTCCTGGCCTGTCGACCGCTCTGATGATGAGCATTCCGACAGACGACATCACGCAGATTCGTGCAGAACTCACCATCGGGAAAGGGCAGCCATCCGGTGCGGCTGCCGTGCAGTCAATGATGTCGACAATGCATGGCGGCTATCGGATGATGCAGAACAGGCAAATAGTGACAATCCCGCATCAGGTACCTGCAGGACGATTTGTCGGGTACGAGTGTCCCGATATCGGTGCTGTGGGCAAAGTATTTCCCCAGGTGCAGGACTACAGCTACTTTGTTGCCTTTGAAGCACTGTCCGGGCAGATGGTGACAGCTTTGCAGCAGAAGAGGATTTTCTCTTTGCCGGTGATTTCCACCTGGCTTGCCAGGAAAGCATCACGCAGCGTGTCGAGGAAAGCCCTCGAGGCAAATCAGCCTCATCCTGCGTCCCTGTCGATCGCGATGCAGGGAAAGTCTGAACTTACCACTGTGTCGTTGTCAGGGTTGACTTCGTATGAATTCACTGCGGTGGCGGCGGCCAGCGCAGCGCGATTCCTCGTGTCGGACAAGATCAAACCAGGAGCCTACGAGGTTGCTGATCTGCCGAAACTTGCTGACTACCTGTTGGCGCAATCCCAGGAATATGGTGCGCGAATTTCCCGCACCCAGCGAGGCTTGTAA
- a CDS encoding ABC transporter ATP-binding protein, whose product MKPHQGKYFLSVLLAIVAVLCGFLPYVAASALIARLLAGHSQAGFYVLWCVIAVLGHIAKALLSGASTLISHRAAFAVLSEMRRSLAVKLDRVPMGYLINTPSGELKTAFVERTEQLEVPLSHVIPELTANVMVPLGIVVYLFALDWRMALASLVTIPIGIFAYMIGMRSYAEKYGRVVQAKKHMGAAIVEYVGGIEVIKAFSRTDSSYRKFTEAVQANSGLMLDWMRATLPWTAIMMNVWPAVLVGVLPIGCLLTINGTLPAATFVTVIILSLGIIEPLFTAILFTSDISKISTVANELNSVLEQPEMQRPSTTVKLDGSEIVMKNVEFSYEDELVLKGVNLTVAPGKVTALVGPSGSGKSTIARLIASQWDATGGTITIGRQNIRDIPLSQISQTIAYVAQDNYLFNDTVMNNIRVGRPDASDDEVIATAKASGCHEFIMGLDHGYDTRVGFSGGHLSGGERQRIAIARAMMKDAPIIILDEATAYTDPENEAVIQGAVSRLARGKTMIVIAHRLSTVIDADAIAVVDDGRIISCDTHDNLLAHCPLYHHMWDAHESARDMATEVATK is encoded by the coding sequence GTGAAACCCCATCAGGGCAAGTATTTTCTTTCCGTACTCTTGGCAATAGTGGCGGTGCTGTGCGGATTCCTTCCGTACGTCGCTGCTTCTGCACTCATTGCCAGATTGCTCGCAGGACACTCGCAGGCAGGCTTTTACGTATTGTGGTGCGTGATCGCTGTTCTGGGCCACATCGCGAAAGCGCTTCTTTCAGGTGCATCCACACTTATTTCTCATCGCGCAGCATTCGCTGTGCTTTCCGAAATGCGCCGGTCGCTTGCGGTCAAGCTCGATCGTGTCCCCATGGGATATCTGATCAATACTCCTTCGGGCGAGCTAAAGACGGCATTCGTTGAGCGAACCGAACAGCTTGAGGTGCCTCTGTCCCATGTCATTCCGGAGCTGACGGCAAACGTGATGGTTCCACTTGGAATAGTGGTGTACCTGTTCGCCCTCGACTGGCGAATGGCACTCGCTTCCTTGGTCACAATTCCAATCGGCATCTTCGCGTACATGATCGGCATGCGGAGCTACGCGGAAAAATACGGCCGCGTTGTGCAGGCGAAGAAACATATGGGCGCCGCCATTGTTGAATATGTAGGTGGGATCGAAGTGATCAAGGCCTTCAGCCGGACCGACTCCTCCTACCGGAAGTTCACTGAAGCTGTTCAGGCTAATTCCGGTCTGATGCTGGATTGGATGCGCGCAACACTGCCATGGACTGCCATCATGATGAATGTGTGGCCGGCGGTTCTGGTCGGGGTGCTGCCGATAGGGTGCCTCCTCACAATCAACGGGACCTTGCCGGCTGCGACTTTCGTGACGGTCATCATCCTGTCGCTGGGAATCATCGAACCCCTTTTTACAGCCATTTTATTCACCAGTGATATTTCGAAGATCTCGACAGTTGCGAACGAGCTGAATTCGGTGCTTGAGCAGCCTGAGATGCAACGACCGTCCACCACGGTCAAACTCGACGGATCAGAAATTGTCATGAAAAACGTTGAGTTTTCCTATGAAGACGAGCTGGTTCTAAAGGGGGTAAATCTCACGGTGGCTCCAGGAAAGGTGACTGCGCTGGTGGGGCCGTCCGGTTCAGGAAAGTCAACAATTGCCCGGCTGATTGCCTCGCAATGGGATGCGACAGGCGGAACAATCACAATCGGCCGGCAGAACATCCGCGACATACCGCTCAGCCAGATTTCTCAGACCATTGCCTATGTTGCTCAGGACAATTATCTCTTCAACGACACGGTTATGAACAATATCCGAGTCGGCAGGCCAGATGCCTCTGATGATGAGGTGATTGCCACTGCGAAGGCAAGCGGTTGCCATGAGTTCATCATGGGACTCGACCACGGCTACGACACGCGCGTCGGATTCTCCGGTGGGCATCTATCAGGCGGGGAGCGCCAACGCATTGCAATAGCCCGAGCGATGATGAAAGATGCACCGATCATCATTCTTGATGAGGCAACTGCCTACACGGATCCGGAAAATGAGGCGGTTATTCAAGGTGCCGTCAGCCGTCTGGCTCGAGGCAAGACCATGATCGTCATTGCGCACAGACTCTCTACGGTCATCGACGCCGACGCCATAGCGGTTGTGGATGACGGTCGCATTATTTCCTGCGATACTCACGACAATCTTCTGGCTCACTGTCCGCTCTATCACCACATGTGGGACGCGCATGAATCGGCACGCGATATGGCAACGGAGGTTGCGACGAAATGA
- a CDS encoding non-ribosomal peptide synthetase — translation MTDAQTVCDILESIVDVTFEPHDLLRARIPNSMMLMQAVLGLEARLSATIDLSRLDYDATVGDLVGIIEKRAESDQAADPDHEISLSPIQIAYLLGSEEDIELGGQSTFIYAEAAFETSAHEVAAAVRTIAQRHDVFSYRPDLETGTLKRTDSSISIETQEDDSPSARSRVREELMEQARKSNEDGPLVGVRILGNENASLCAYFNMVIMDAGSLYVFFRELRDILTGKDLPEAMPLRQATRLTTEHLQASVRQRDLEYWRTKVQDFPTPTCPAHRVMGDHPWHTERLNNRLDADLSRKLERVAEKAGASLSALILAACSAVVSRWNNSPGLMCNVTVSRRTALDPGKSVMGDFTSSMLMGIDVDNPDTIGELASTISRDMHDGIVHGSVSGVEVMTEFLRTEENQEQATASIVFTSYLGGSSNSDLKIDYLYTQTAQVSLDMQAMPAGNGQINLSWDVVPEYFPYATDMFECLKSLLARIADGHDALPVVDQATVIESEKYNSVRAGDSVRTMLDLVRDSVRKYPTHQAIIADPGYTYQELWEASGNVAAYLREKGAREKSTVIIEFAKDSADVVAMVAALRLGAAYVPVAAHLPAYRRDAIRRLIPGSVTITTDEALRESRVKREFVSDASPSREDLAYIIFTSGSTGVPKGVEISHGGAVGTISDINDRYGVDSHSRIIGLSSLGFDLSVYDIFGSLAAGATLVMVHDERDADRIIDVLRTQDITVWNSAPALMELALLRCEQTDRFDSVRTIMLSGDRIPASMPARAHAVFPNAQIYSLGGATEASIWSIQFPLDEDSLDNRIPYGYPLAGQGIHILGYDLTMCPRGVPGDIWISGQGVALGYARQPELTAEAFRDIPGLGRCYRTGDIGLFNHEGFVEFLGRKDRQVKVSGHRIELGEIESVLSRSGLVITSCAAIMEGAHTPSLVCAYVPRDGVQGTQIRDELAQQLPDYMIPRALIPVDSIPMTVNGKLDQKALKALFEGTINDNSPSCDSEESVAGTPSDSSQLNMQELFEEVLHTRVEDPSASFFALGGDSLRFQMLLKLIGERTGRRLRFRDLIRNPCVLQAAQLVESAQASEQSHNAMTAIEHDPYAPFPLTEMQMAYYVGRQQGFDLGGVGEHFYIESVTHADMQRLENALNAVIQRHEMLRAVFTDDGRQRVLPEVPCYTVDVKDLRCASDSEISEATMREREALSHECFDLGTWPLFRLQAHALPDGTHRLFFSIDMIIGDGASQRIFIKDLARAYRGEELPPVAGSYRDHVIAIKRIQDQNRANAYSSEIKRMMEEFPLGNVLPANTSVVARPHMRRMSWDVFEDLVEKIRSYAAQQGVSLSTVLLYAYASSLALSSREGKIGINVTTYNRNYDLPGIEEMFGDFTGIALIDFDESEGQDALPRIQQLLLEQIDDSRSGVQMLAEMGRLQGFAGQALAPFVFTSLLFDAKKAENSVLGHIEYAISQTPQVLIDHQVLPTARGLNISWDFVEQILDPALMEQIFAYFKSSLRQYAESGSLSSTVPVEVLRTIRHSWASTRGADIDTRTPTVQASNDSTELSGSIQQIRRWLHEDYALDSQTDLDESLFNVGIDSLGFVQLVQKVQRYAGGKIPLAQALASPTIRTLAQLSTRVVQQDERSSSLSLLRQGDQELVIVMVHGGFGTVDIYRDLALGMKAGPQIWGLKFDYFARQWPQHISVEEIAQHYRAEIGRQFAPSTRFVVVGWSAGGTLGHALASLLASRCEGLVLLDSLAPGAHAPVGEFTLQADETVLKRAGVVYEKKAAGLPELWSSVENDPQAVCKIAQTFSDSLLEDLGVSAGQVRVRDLSTLRTLIAARNEYAPSYCAIPTLIVVPDDGEAYNYADWAKFADCRQTEKVVGNHYSFVIGPASAPTVQAVEEFITHTCTRQSVKEAGQA, via the coding sequence GTGACGGACGCACAGACTGTATGCGACATCCTTGAATCAATCGTGGATGTCACGTTTGAACCTCATGATCTGCTGCGGGCTCGTATACCCAATTCGATGATGCTGATGCAAGCTGTGCTCGGCCTTGAAGCGCGTTTGTCAGCCACCATAGATCTGTCCCGACTGGACTATGACGCAACTGTTGGTGACCTGGTTGGAATTATCGAAAAACGGGCGGAATCTGATCAGGCTGCCGATCCCGATCACGAAATCAGCCTGAGTCCGATCCAGATTGCGTATCTGCTGGGATCGGAAGAGGACATTGAACTGGGCGGGCAATCGACATTCATTTATGCTGAAGCCGCCTTTGAGACGAGTGCTCATGAAGTTGCTGCCGCTGTGCGTACAATCGCTCAGCGCCATGATGTCTTTAGCTACCGTCCCGACCTGGAGACAGGTACGCTGAAGCGCACCGACTCCAGCATTTCGATAGAAACTCAAGAGGATGATTCGCCATCAGCCCGGTCGCGCGTGCGAGAGGAGCTGATGGAGCAGGCACGGAAGTCGAATGAAGACGGGCCTTTGGTGGGAGTGCGCATTCTCGGCAACGAAAACGCTTCACTGTGTGCCTACTTCAACATGGTGATCATGGATGCCGGATCACTGTATGTCTTCTTCCGCGAGCTCCGAGACATTCTGACAGGAAAGGATCTTCCTGAAGCAATGCCCTTGAGGCAGGCTACCCGGCTCACTACTGAGCATCTTCAGGCATCTGTGCGGCAGCGTGACCTGGAATACTGGCGCACGAAAGTGCAGGACTTTCCAACGCCTACGTGTCCTGCCCACCGCGTGATGGGAGATCACCCCTGGCACACAGAGCGACTGAATAACCGTCTGGACGCGGACCTGTCACGCAAACTGGAACGCGTCGCTGAAAAGGCAGGTGCGAGCCTTTCAGCTCTGATCCTGGCTGCATGTTCTGCTGTTGTCTCACGATGGAACAATTCGCCGGGATTGATGTGCAACGTGACTGTTTCACGGCGAACTGCACTTGATCCGGGGAAGTCAGTGATGGGCGATTTTACGTCATCCATGCTGATGGGAATTGATGTCGACAATCCTGACACTATCGGTGAACTGGCATCAACGATTAGTCGAGACATGCATGACGGAATCGTGCACGGCAGCGTCAGTGGGGTGGAGGTGATGACTGAATTCCTGCGCACGGAAGAAAACCAGGAACAGGCCACAGCTTCGATTGTCTTTACAAGTTATCTGGGTGGCTCGTCCAATTCTGACCTGAAGATTGACTATCTGTACACTCAAACAGCGCAAGTCAGCCTCGACATGCAGGCAATGCCGGCGGGAAATGGGCAGATTAACCTGTCGTGGGACGTGGTGCCCGAATATTTCCCTTATGCCACAGACATGTTCGAGTGCCTTAAGTCGCTCCTGGCTCGCATCGCAGATGGTCACGATGCGTTGCCCGTGGTTGATCAGGCCACCGTCATTGAGTCCGAAAAATACAATTCGGTTCGGGCCGGCGACTCGGTGCGAACCATGCTCGACCTTGTCAGAGATTCAGTGCGGAAGTACCCGACGCACCAGGCAATCATTGCCGATCCCGGCTATACCTATCAGGAGCTGTGGGAAGCATCGGGTAACGTGGCAGCCTATCTGCGTGAAAAAGGTGCGCGCGAGAAAAGCACAGTCATTATTGAATTCGCTAAAGACTCTGCCGACGTTGTCGCCATGGTCGCGGCGTTGCGTCTCGGTGCCGCTTATGTTCCAGTTGCAGCACATCTGCCTGCATACCGTCGCGATGCGATCCGCCGCCTTATCCCAGGGTCCGTTACGATCACGACCGACGAGGCTCTGCGTGAAAGCCGCGTGAAGCGTGAATTCGTCTCAGATGCATCGCCATCGCGTGAAGATCTGGCATATATCATCTTCACGTCAGGATCAACCGGCGTTCCCAAAGGCGTGGAGATTTCCCACGGCGGTGCAGTAGGGACCATCAGTGACATCAACGATCGCTATGGAGTCGATTCACACTCGCGAATCATTGGTTTGTCGTCCCTGGGGTTTGACCTGTCCGTCTACGACATCTTCGGTTCACTTGCTGCCGGCGCCACACTTGTCATGGTTCACGATGAACGAGACGCCGACCGGATTATCGATGTTCTGCGCACTCAGGACATCACTGTGTGGAATTCCGCGCCGGCCCTCATGGAACTGGCACTGCTGCGCTGCGAGCAAACAGACAGATTCGACTCTGTCAGGACAATCATGCTCAGCGGTGACCGCATTCCGGCATCGATGCCGGCGCGTGCGCACGCCGTGTTTCCCAACGCTCAGATCTACAGTCTCGGGGGCGCAACGGAGGCCAGCATATGGTCGATTCAGTTCCCACTCGACGAGGACAGCCTCGATAACCGAATCCCGTATGGTTACCCATTGGCGGGCCAGGGAATTCACATCCTGGGATACGACCTGACGATGTGCCCACGAGGTGTGCCCGGTGACATCTGGATATCAGGGCAGGGAGTCGCTCTGGGATACGCCCGCCAACCTGAGCTCACGGCAGAGGCATTTCGTGACATACCCGGACTGGGACGGTGCTACAGGACCGGTGACATCGGGCTGTTCAATCACGAAGGATTCGTTGAGTTCCTTGGCCGTAAGGATCGACAGGTAAAGGTATCTGGACACCGGATTGAACTGGGAGAAATCGAATCAGTACTGAGCAGGTCCGGGCTGGTCATCACGTCGTGTGCGGCAATCATGGAAGGGGCGCACACCCCATCGTTGGTATGCGCCTACGTGCCGCGTGATGGTGTCCAGGGCACACAGATCCGCGACGAGCTTGCCCAGCAGCTGCCGGACTACATGATCCCGCGTGCGTTAATTCCCGTTGATTCCATACCGATGACAGTGAACGGGAAGCTCGACCAGAAAGCCTTGAAGGCTTTATTCGAAGGCACAATCAACGATAATTCCCCATCGTGTGATAGCGAGGAGAGTGTTGCCGGCACCCCCAGTGATTCAAGCCAGCTGAACATGCAAGAACTCTTCGAAGAAGTCTTGCACACCCGCGTCGAGGACCCGTCCGCCTCTTTCTTCGCTCTGGGTGGAGACTCTCTGAGATTCCAGATGCTGCTGAAATTGATTGGAGAACGAACCGGCAGACGTTTGAGGTTCCGCGATCTAATTCGCAATCCCTGTGTCCTCCAGGCGGCGCAACTGGTTGAATCGGCCCAGGCGTCTGAGCAGTCGCACAACGCTATGACTGCAATCGAACATGATCCATATGCGCCATTCCCCTTGACTGAGATGCAGATGGCCTATTACGTGGGGCGTCAGCAGGGATTCGATCTTGGCGGTGTAGGTGAGCACTTCTATATTGAATCTGTCACCCATGCTGACATGCAGCGCCTGGAAAACGCTCTCAATGCGGTGATTCAACGACATGAAATGCTGAGAGCCGTCTTTACCGATGATGGCCGTCAGCGTGTCTTGCCGGAAGTTCCCTGCTACACCGTTGACGTCAAGGATCTGCGCTGTGCCTCAGACAGCGAAATCTCTGAAGCCACAATGCGCGAACGCGAGGCGCTTAGCCACGAATGCTTTGATTTGGGTACATGGCCGCTGTTCCGACTGCAGGCACACGCGTTGCCGGATGGGACTCATCGGCTCTTCTTCAGCATCGACATGATTATTGGCGATGGGGCGAGCCAGCGTATCTTCATCAAGGATCTTGCCCGAGCGTATCGAGGCGAAGAGTTGCCTCCTGTGGCGGGATCGTATCGAGATCACGTGATCGCAATTAAGCGCATACAGGATCAAAACCGCGCCAATGCGTACAGCTCGGAAATCAAGCGCATGATGGAGGAATTCCCCCTCGGCAATGTCCTGCCGGCGAACACGAGCGTTGTCGCCAGGCCACATATGCGCAGAATGTCGTGGGACGTTTTCGAAGATCTGGTGGAAAAGATCAGGTCTTACGCCGCACAGCAGGGAGTATCCCTGTCCACAGTCCTGCTCTATGCATATGCCTCCAGCCTTGCTTTGTCTTCGAGGGAGGGCAAGATCGGCATCAATGTCACGACGTACAACAGGAATTACGACCTGCCTGGAATCGAAGAAATGTTCGGAGATTTCACGGGTATCGCCCTGATAGATTTCGATGAATCGGAGGGCCAGGACGCATTGCCACGGATCCAGCAACTCCTTCTTGAACAGATAGACGATTCCCGCTCAGGTGTACAGATGCTGGCAGAAATGGGGCGTCTCCAAGGGTTCGCAGGACAGGCCCTGGCGCCATTTGTGTTTACGTCCCTGCTTTTTGATGCGAAGAAAGCCGAAAACTCCGTGCTCGGGCACATTGAGTATGCGATTTCGCAAACTCCGCAGGTTCTGATCGACCACCAGGTTCTACCAACAGCACGCGGTTTGAACATCTCCTGGGACTTCGTTGAGCAGATCCTCGATCCAGCCCTGATGGAACAGATTTTTGCGTACTTTAAATCCTCCCTCCGTCAGTACGCTGAGTCAGGGAGCCTGAGTTCCACCGTGCCAGTCGAGGTATTGCGAACCATTCGGCATTCGTGGGCATCCACGCGAGGCGCAGATATCGACACACGCACTCCAACGGTTCAGGCAAGCAACGATTCCACCGAACTTTCTGGAAGCATTCAGCAGATTCGCCGATGGCTTCATGAGGACTACGCGTTGGACTCGCAGACTGATCTTGATGAATCACTCTTCAACGTCGGCATCGACTCTCTTGGTTTTGTTCAGCTGGTTCAGAAGGTGCAGCGCTATGCGGGCGGCAAGATTCCACTCGCCCAGGCGCTGGCCAGTCCCACGATCCGCACACTCGCTCAGCTTTCGACCCGCGTGGTTCAACAGGATGAACGGTCTTCCTCGCTCAGCCTGCTCAGGCAGGGCGACCAGGAACTGGTCATCGTGATGGTGCACGGCGGGTTCGGAACCGTCGACATATATCGAGACCTGGCGCTGGGAATGAAGGCGGGGCCTCAGATCTGGGGATTGAAGTTTGACTACTTTGCCCGGCAATGGCCCCAGCACATCAGTGTTGAAGAAATCGCGCAGCACTACCGTGCCGAGATTGGCCGACAGTTCGCCCCGTCGACGCGTTTTGTCGTCGTGGGGTGGAGTGCCGGCGGCACGTTGGGGCACGCTCTGGCGTCCCTCCTGGCGTCACGGTGCGAAGGGCTGGTGTTGTTGGACAGCCTGGCTCCGGGCGCCCATGCCCCCGTTGGAGAATTCACCCTGCAGGCCGATGAGACAGTGCTGAAACGAGCCGGTGTGGTGTATGAGAAGAAAGCAGCAGGCCTGCCGGAGCTGTGGAGCAGCGTCGAGAACGATCCGCAGGCGGTGTGTAAGATCGCCCAGACATTCTCCGACTCTCTGCTCGAAGACCTCGGTGTCTCCGCCGGCCAGGTACGTGTTCGCGACCTGTCCACCTTGCGCACCCTCATTGCTGCTCGAAACGAGTACGCGCCATCTTATTGCGCCATTCCAACCCTTATCGTCGTTCCCGACGACGGTGAAGCTTATAACTACGCGGACTGGGCGAAGTTTGCGGACTGTCGCCAGACAGAGAAAGTAGTGGGAAACCATTATTCCTTTGTCATCGGCCCAGCGAGCGCTCCGACAGTTCAGGCAGTTGAAGAATTCATTACTCACACCTGTACACGCCAATCAGTGAAGGAAGCAGGCCAGGCATGA
- a CDS encoding class I SAM-dependent methyltransferase, whose amino-acid sequence MKSFSQWSMDRPRKLRRYEETIHPRFLKKYAGESLTFDEIYRELLSHTPQGWQLRAGDVLLDIGCGTGWFARKLSMEPHCAGTTIHGVDISHNALNIARARQPKQTSAARVTYTQADLMDGLPMKAARGIWFCGAWHQMGDVRKALHHVASALADDGLLRIQTYCEETPNKQPIDTALMRLLGHYVFRPGEIANIAHACGCEIIREVRKGMVTLCTMRHAH is encoded by the coding sequence GTGAAGTCGTTTTCGCAGTGGAGCATGGATCGCCCCAGAAAGCTCCGGCGGTATGAAGAGACAATCCACCCGCGTTTTCTGAAGAAGTATGCCGGTGAATCTCTGACATTTGACGAGATCTACCGTGAACTGTTGTCGCATACACCTCAGGGGTGGCAATTGCGTGCAGGTGATGTATTGCTTGATATCGGCTGTGGAACGGGCTGGTTTGCGCGAAAACTGTCGATGGAGCCGCATTGCGCTGGCACCACTATTCATGGTGTCGATATTTCGCACAACGCCCTGAACATTGCCCGCGCTAGGCAGCCAAAGCAGACCAGCGCTGCGCGAGTCACCTACACGCAGGCAGATCTGATGGATGGCTTACCTATGAAAGCCGCCCGTGGAATCTGGTTTTGCGGAGCATGGCATCAGATGGGAGATGTCAGGAAAGCTCTTCACCATGTCGCATCCGCGCTCGCAGACGACGGTCTTCTTCGTATTCAGACCTATTGCGAAGAAACGCCCAACAAACAGCCAATTGACACGGCACTTATGCGTCTTCTCGGCCACTACGTCTTCCGTCCGGGCGAGATTGCAAACATCGCGCATGCATGTGGCTGCGAAATTATCCGCGAAGTGCGCAAGGGAATGGTGACGCTATGCACCATGCGTCACGCGCACTAA
- a CDS encoding ABC transporter ATP-binding protein, protein MISIFAKFFRFSGTHRRSWYWAIALECLRSLATSIQIVPLFMVLFALVNGTMTARIMWISLGLLIVSVVLASALHYAGYSLEMQACYLMLDDKRINIGQRMRFMPMGFFNKRSLGNLTAVCTSTMEDLESLAGNIVVRVLTGVLHATILSCGFIIIDWRIGLLYLCGVAAMLVVNSRMIVLSRKYSPARLDAQTRLADAVMEYIQGVGVVKSFGMSDRHNTSMDTAIGEAERQNYRLEKVSIPPTMIQQIVLRTFSVAAIAASIYFYVADSMKLFVCLLVIVGAFFVYSKIEVAGALSFMLPSIDLAMDRVNEVENTPLMTEAGSITHADTSDLVLKDVTFSYGEGEENAVIHGVNLTIPQGTSCAIVGPSGSGKTTLMKLIARFWDVQGGSVTLGGHDVREWSYDRLMDHFAMVFQNVYLFSDTVENNITFGCPTATHEDVVRAARQACCHDFIEALPDGYSTVLGEAGATLSGGERQRLSIARALLKDAPIILLDEATANVDPENEAELQSAIETLTRNKTVVMIAHRLKTVRNADQIVVLDHGCVVQQGQHDELSRQDGIYRDFVNTRERAISWKIATASD, encoded by the coding sequence ATGATCTCGATATTCGCAAAGTTCTTCCGTTTTTCGGGCACGCACCGACGCTCCTGGTACTGGGCAATTGCGTTGGAATGTCTACGGTCGCTGGCCACTTCCATTCAGATCGTTCCACTGTTCATGGTGTTGTTTGCACTTGTCAATGGCACAATGACAGCGCGCATCATGTGGATCAGCCTGGGACTTCTGATAGTTTCGGTCGTTCTGGCATCGGCCCTTCACTACGCCGGATACAGCCTCGAGATGCAAGCGTGCTACCTGATGCTCGATGACAAACGCATCAACATTGGCCAGCGGATGCGTTTCATGCCGATGGGCTTTTTCAACAAGCGCAGCCTGGGTAACTTGACCGCAGTTTGCACCTCGACGATGGAAGATCTGGAATCTCTGGCTGGCAACATCGTCGTGCGCGTGCTGACCGGCGTGCTTCATGCCACGATCCTCAGCTGCGGATTCATCATCATCGACTGGAGGATCGGTCTGCTGTATCTGTGCGGCGTGGCCGCCATGCTGGTAGTCAATTCCCGAATGATCGTCCTGTCGCGCAAATATTCACCTGCCCGCCTCGATGCTCAGACGAGGCTGGCAGATGCAGTGATGGAGTACATCCAGGGCGTGGGAGTCGTGAAATCATTCGGGATGTCCGATCGCCATAACACATCGATGGACACAGCTATCGGTGAGGCCGAACGTCAGAACTATCGGCTGGAAAAGGTCAGTATTCCGCCGACCATGATTCAACAGATAGTGCTCAGAACCTTCTCCGTTGCCGCGATTGCTGCATCCATATATTTCTATGTCGCAGATTCGATGAAGCTGTTTGTCTGTCTGCTCGTCATCGTTGGCGCGTTTTTTGTGTACAGCAAAATCGAGGTTGCAGGCGCTTTGTCCTTCATGTTGCCGTCGATCGACCTGGCAATGGACCGAGTCAATGAAGTGGAAAACACACCGCTGATGACTGAGGCAGGCTCCATTACGCATGCTGACACCAGTGATTTGGTCCTGAAGGACGTGACATTTTCATATGGCGAAGGCGAAGAAAATGCAGTCATACACGGCGTGAACCTGACAATTCCACAGGGAACCAGTTGCGCCATCGTCGGCCCGTCAGGCTCTGGGAAAACAACGCTCATGAAGCTGATAGCCCGCTTCTGGGATGTGCAGGGCGGTAGCGTGACGCTGGGTGGGCACGACGTCCGGGAATGGTCCTATGACAGGTTAATGGATCACTTCGCGATGGTGTTCCAGAACGTCTATCTGTTCAGTGACACGGTCGAAAACAACATCACATTCGGCTGTCCGACAGCTACTCATGAGGACGTGGTGCGCGCTGCCCGACAGGCCTGCTGCCATGACTTCATCGAAGCCTTGCCTGATGGATACAGCACTGTGCTGGGAGAAGCGGGCGCGACACTGTCCGGCGGTGAGCGCCAGCGCCTGTCGATCGCTCGTGCCCTGCTGAAGGACGCGCCGATTATTCTGCTGGATGAGGCGACAGCCAACGTTGATCCAGAAAATGAAGCTGAGCTGCAAAGCGCGATCGAAACTCTCACTCGGAACAAGACAGTTGTGATGATTGCTCATCGCCTGAAGACTGTGAGAAATGCAGACCAGATTGTCGTTCTTGACCATGGGTGCGTTGTACAGCAGGGACAGCACGATGAACTGAGCAGACAAGACGGAATCTACCGTGACTTCGTGAATACCAGAGAACGAGCGATCAGCTGGAAGATTGCCACCGCATCCGACTAG